The DNA region CGCACAGCATGCCGGCCTCCTGCACCGCGCCCAGGGTCAGGGTGTCCTGCACCAGCGCCGGGTCACTCAGTCCCAGGCCGCGCCCGTCCTCGGCCACCGGGCTGGGCGTGCCGTCCACCACGATCCACACCCGCACCCCATGCGCGTGCGCCACCCGGCAGGCGTAGCCCGCCAGCACCTCGCCAAACTGTCCCAGACTGGTCGCCGCCGACAGGCCGGGGGGAAAGGGGGGCAGGGCCGGGGCGACCTCCGGGCCCGGCGAGGGGCCGCCCCGCGCCTCTGCGCCGCGCCCTCCTGCGCCTGCCGGCCACTCTGTCATCCTGCCTGCCTCTGCCCTGCCCAGGTGCGGCGCTCAGGCCACGTCCGGCGCTCAGCCCAGCCGGTGCCCCCCGCCCCGGGCGCTCCACAGGGTTGTTCCCACACCCCACACCCCACGGCCCACACCCCCTACAGGCTCTGGGGATCAATCCAGCCACGCTTGATGCCGTACAGCACGGCCTCGGTGCGGCTGCCCACCCCCAGCTTGGAAAAGATGTTGGCCAGATGCACCTGCACCGTGCGCGGGCTGATGTCCAGGTCCCGGGCAATTTCCTTGTTGGTGCGCCCGGTGGCGGCCACCCGCAGCACCTCCAGCTCGCGCGGCGAGAGGTCATCTTCGGGGGGCGTGGGGGTGGTATGGGTGGAAAAGCGCTCCAGCACCTTCCTGGCCACGCTGGGGTGCAGCGCACTCTCGCCGGCCGCCACCGCCCGCACCGCGCCCAGCAGGTCGTCCTCGGAAGCGTTTTTCAGCAGGTAGCCGGCCGCGCCCGCTTCCAGCAGCGCGAACACGTAAGCGTCATCGTCGTAGCTGGTCAGCACCAGCACGCCCACGCCCGGCTGAATGGCCTTGATGGCCCGGGTGGCGTCAATGCCGTTCATGCCGGGCATGGACACGTCCATCAAGATCACGTCGGGGGTCAGTTCGCGGGCGCGGGCAATGGCTTCCTCGCCGCTGCCGGCCTCGCCCACCACGCGCAGATCGGCTTCACTTTCCAGCAGTTCGCGCGTGCCCTTGCGCACCACCGGATGGTCGTCCACCAGCAGCAGCGTGATGGGGCGGCCCGGGGTGTCCAGCGTGTGTTCCAGCATGCGCGCAGCATAGCCCGCGCGCCGCCCTGTGCTGGACAGGGCGGCGCGCGGGGTGGGCTTCAGGGGCCTTCAGCTCTTGCTGAGCTTGCGCCAGAGGGTGCCGGTCACGAATGAGGTCATGGGGTTGAAGGTCTCGGCGCTGACGCCCTGCAGGTTGTCGCGGTGCACCACCACCGTGGGGTTGCTGGGCAGGATGATGTACAGCGCCAGTTCCTGCGCGCGGCGGGCAATCTGCGAATACAGCTCGTCGCGGCGGGCCGTATCGGTGGTGGCGCGGGCCTCGTTGATCCAGGCGTCAATCTGCGGGTCCCCGGCGTTGATGCGCGGGTTGTAATAGCCCTCGGACGAATAGAAGGTGTGCACGAAGTTGTCCGGGTCGGCGTAGTCCGGGGCCCAGGCGGTGGTGATCATGGGCTCGGTGCCCGCGTTGCCCGCCTTGATCAGCTCACTCCATTCGCGCGCCACGATATTGACCTTGAACTTGGGGTTCAGGTCCTCGATGTTCCTCTTGAGCAGTTCCATGGCGGTTTTGGCCGTTTCGCTGCCCGCGCGGTAGGAGATCTTCACGGTAAAGCCGTTGGCCCACACCTGACCGTTCCAGGCGCGCTGGAAGGCGGCCCTGGCAATTTCGGGGTCAAACCTGGCGGCGTCCACCGAGGAGTCGTAGCCGGGGAAGGTTTCGGGCAGCAGGAAGTTGCGCGCCTCGCCCTTGCCCAGCTGCACCTCCTTGATATAGGTAGGAATGTCAAAGGCCGCCACGAAGCCCCGGCGCACGTCCACATCGCTGAAGAAGTTGGCCGGAATGCCCTGGCCGTCCAGCTTGCCGCTGCCAATGGCCGTGCCCTTGATGTTCTGGTTCAGACTCAGCGCCGAGGCAGTGGTATCGGGCAGGTCGTCCAGCACCACCACGCCCTGTTCGCCCTCCAGCTGCTCTTTGATAATCGGCCGCCCACCCGTCTCGATGAGGTCGGCGTCGCCTTTCAGGAACGCCTGCACGCGGGGCGCGAGTTCCGGCACCTTCTGCAGAATCACGTTCTTGATCTTGGGCTTTTCGCCCCAGTAGTCCTCAAAGGCGGTGGCGCTGACCGAGGTGGCCGATTTCTCCAGCAGCCGGTAGGCGCCCGTGCCGCTGGGCTTCTGCGACAGGGGACTGTTGGCCAGGTCCTTGCCCACCGCCTCTTTCCAGGTGGCCTCGGTACCGTCCCACTCGCCCACCTCGGCGGCGTGCTTGCTGTCCACGATGCTCTGGCCCACGTAGGCGAGCTTGGCCAGGAAGGCGGGGTCGGTTCTGGGCAGGGTGAACACCAGGGTTTCGCCGTCACACTTCACGGCGTCCGTGATGCGCTGCCAGGTGACGCTCTTGTCGTCGTTGGCATTCGCGCCCGTGCCCAGCAGCGACTCGGCAATGAACCAGTTGCCGCTTTCCCCGGTGTTCGTGACCAGATTGCGCCGGAAGGAGTACTCGGCGTCGGCGCAGGTCATGGGGTTGCCCGAGTGGAACTTCACGCCCTCGCGCAGGGTAAAGCGGTATTCGCGCCCGCCGTTGCCCTCCGCCCACTCGGTGGCCAGCAGCGGCTCCAGTTCGTCCAGGCTGTTGCCCTTGTAGGTCAGCAGGGTCTCGTACAGGTTCTCCACGATCTGGCCGCTGCCGGTGTCGTAGGTGGTGCCCGGGTCCAGGGTGGGCACATCCGACGACTGCTGAATCACCAGGGTGTCTTGCGGACCTTTGGTGCTCTGCTCGCCGCCACTGCGGTTGTTGCAGGCGGCCAGGGTGAGGGCCAGGGTGGTCAGCGCCAGGGCGCCAAGAGGGGTGCGGTTCATGGGGTCTCCTTGCAGAGCGGGGCGGCAGGTCAGCCAGCGCACACTCAGATTCAGGTGTGGAAAAACTCAGGTGGCGAAGAGCGCTGCTGTTGTCCTTGCGGTGCCCTTCTGGACCCAGCAGCGTGACTTCTCATGTTAGGCAAGGCGAGTGAGAAGTGTTGTCCTGGCCCCTGAAGAAAAAGGCAAAGAATGTTACTGGCCGGGTTCTCAGCTGACCAGGGTTCTGACTGGACCGGGCTCCTGCCTGGAGAAAAGGAACGCCGGCCCGGCCACGCCCCTGGGAATGCGAGGGGCTGCACACCCCTTTGCCGGGCGCGCAGGTAAGGTGGGCCCCATGACGGTTACTTTGCCTGATTCCTACATTCTGCGCGGCACAGCGGCGGGCGGCACCCTGCGGCTGGTGGGCATGGAGTCCTCGCGGCTGGTCGAGGACGCCCGGCTGCGCCATGGCCTGAGCAAAACCGCCACCGCCGCCCTGGGCCGCACGCTGACCGCCAGCGCCCTACTGGCCGTGGTGCTGGGCAAGCGCACCGACAGCCGCGTGAACCTGCGCATTGAGGGGGATGGCCCGGTGGGCTGGGTGGTGGCCGAGGGCAGCACCGACGGCCGCGTGCGCGGCTACGTGCGCCACCCCGACGCCGACCTGCCGCTGCGCGAGCGCGACGGCAAGCTGGATGTGAGCGGCATCGTGGGCCAAGAGGGCGAAATTGCCGTGACCCGACTGCTGGACAACGGCGAGCCCTACACCGGCAGCGCCCACCTGGTCAGCGGCGAGATTGCCGAGGACGTGAGCACCTACCTGGGGGTTTCCGAGCAGATTCCCAACGCGGTGCTGCTGGGCGTGTATGAGGAAGGCGGGCGCGTGGCCCACGCCGGCGGGCTGCTGATTCAGGCCATGCCCGGCGCCAGCGACGAGACGCTGGGTCGCCTGGAAGCGAATGTGCGCGCCATGGGGCAACTGACTGACCACCTGCGCCGGGGGGGGCTGCTGGCCGCCCTGGAACGCGCCGCCGAGGGCCTGGACCTGCGCCTGGCCGCCGAGGCGCAGCCCGCACACTTTGCCTGCCGCTGCTCCCGCCAGAAAGCCCAGGACAGCCTGAAGTTCTTCAGCGCCGCCGAACGTCAGGACATGATCGAGACCGGCGGGCAGGAAATCGTGTGCCACTGGTGCGGCGAGCGCTATCAGATCACCCCGGAAGAGATTGACGCGCTGGATCAGGGTGGCGCGCCCGCGCGGGCGTGAGCCCCCGGTGAACGCCCCGGACCCTGAGCTGGTGGCGCGCGCCCTGCAGGCGCCCGCCCACACCCTGGCCCCCGAATGGCTGCCCCACGTGCGCGCGGCGGGGCTGGGTGGCCCACTGCGCGCCCGGTTGCCCCATGACCACCCGTGGCGCGCGCCCCTGCGCCCCGACGCCCTGGCGCTGGCCGCGCGCCACACGGTCATTCGCACCTGGGTGCGCGAGTTGCACCGGCACTGGGCCGCAGTAGGCATTCCGGCCCTGCTGGTCAAGGGTTTTGCGCTGGCGGAATTTGAATACCCCGTGCCCGGCGCCCGCTTTTACGGCGATGTGGACGTGCTGCTGCCCCCCAACGAGGCCACAGTGACGCGCGCCGTCCAGGTGGCCCTGGCCCACGGCTGGCACAGCGACGGCCTGCACGCCTGGCCCCGGCTGTGGACCCATGAGACAGCCCATCTGTACAGCCCGGACGGGCAGGTGCGGCTGGATGTTCACCGGTTCCTGCCCAGCCATCAGGCCGCGGGCACCGCGCGCAGCGCCGCCATCACCCGGGGGCTGTGGCAGCGGGCGCGGGTGGTGGACTGGGCCGGGCAACCCACGCTGCGCCTGCACCCCCTGGACGAGGCGGTGGTGGCCCTGGCCCTGGGCCGCTGCTGGGGCGGGGACCGGGGCGGCCTGAAAGCCGCCGACTATCTGGATCTGGAGGTGCTGCAGCGCCGCCACGCCCTGCGAGAAGACGAGTTGCGCGCCCACGCCGCGCGCCTGGGGGCCCGCCACACCTGGGCGGCTTTTCAGGCCCTGTGCAACCCGGCGCGCGCCCAGCTGGAACTGCGCCCAGGGCACACCCGCGCGCGCCTGCTGGCCGGGGCGGCCCGGGACGGCGTGCGCCCCCCGCCGGCCCTGGGCGGCCGGGTGCAGCGCGCCCTGACGCTGGCGCCCTTTCTGGCCTCAGGGCTGGGGGACATGCTGGGGGCCATGTGGGCGGTGCGCCAGGGCGGCGACCCGCGCACCCACCTGCGCGCCTGGACCCCGCCCACCCCGGTGCATACCGGACTGAATGTGGCGAGGCGCGACGGCGTGGTGAGTGCCGCGCGGCTGTGGAGCCGCTGGCTGCACCCCCGCCAGAAGCGCGAGGGGGTGTGCGTGCCGCGCGCCTACGCCACCTACCGGGCGCTGCGCCGCGCAGGGTACCCGGCCGTGTTTGTCAGCGGCGTGGCGCGGCGCGGCGCCCAGCTGAGCAGCCACGCCTGGGTCGAGGGGCCCCGGGGCCCGCTGGAGGAATACGGCGAGCCGTTTAACCGCCAGCACTTCCGGGTGCTGTTCCAGGTGCCCGAGTCCAACGAGCGCTGAGCTTCAGGGGCCGGGCGGGCCCAGCAGCGCGGCCACCGCGCCGGGCACCTCGTCGCGCGTGACGCGGCGCCACACCGGGCCCTGGGCCAGCCGCGCCACCGCCTGCGCCGCCTGCACCCGGCCCAGCGCGGTCAGCGGCACCCCACTGGCCTCCCACAGGGACCGCACCCGCTCGGCGGGCGTCACCTCGCCTGCGCCCAGCGGGGCCAGGACCAGCACGGCGCGCAGGGGCGCGGGCGGCGCAGGCGCCAGGGCCAGCAGCGCCTTGCCCCGGGGATCACGCGGCGCGGCGCCGAATTCGGTCAGCAGGGCGGGGGCAAAACGTTCCACGCTGTCGCGGTAGGCCCGCAGGGTGCGGTCCAGCCCCGTGGCCTGCCCGTGCGGGTCCACCCAGGCGCGGTCCTCGGCCAGCACCGTCCAGCCGCCCGCGCGCAGGCGCAGCGCCGCTGTGCTTTTGCCGGCCCCGCTGACCCCCAGCACGGCGGCGGCGCCCCCCGGGCCCGCCACCAGCGCCGCGTGCAGGGGCAGCCAGCCTCCGGCGCGGTGGGCCTCGGTCAGGGCCAGGGCCCACGCGTCGCGCGCCGCGCCGGGCGCCGCCTGCAGCCGGACCTCCTGGGGGTCAACCTTGCCCCGCAGCTGCCCGTCCAGCCAGAACACATTGCCCTGCGCCGCCACCGCCGCCACGCGGTCCATCAGGGGGACAGACTGGCGCGCCAGCCCAGGCGGCCAGCCGCCTGGTCCCGCCGTGATCTCCATGCGGCGCCGGGGCGGTTCTGCCCCGGCCTCACCCGGGGTGTGCCAGTCCGCGTGCAGCGCGGCCTGTACGGCAGGCGCCACGCCGCTGAGCGCCACGGCCGCGTCCAGACTGCGCCAGCTGGGCGGGGGGGTGCCGGTCATTGGCCGCGCCCTGGCCGGTGGACCCAGCAGGTGGCGTGCCCAGGGCGCGGGTGGGCCAGGCCCGGCTGACGTGTGAAGACTTGTTCGGTCATGATTCCCCTTTGCCGTGGCGGCAGGCGGCCGGGCCGCAGCGCTGGGCTTTTGACGGCTCGGCGCGGCCCAGGGTAAACCCTCCCCCCCCGGGGCACCCCCCAAGGCCTAACGCCGCCGTCTCAACATTCGCTGACATCTTTGCCATATATTCGCGCTCGTCTCATTTTCAAGACAACCTCACTCGACAGATCCTACGCAAGCAGGTCAAGGAGTTTTCGTGCAGCACGACACCTCTGAGCAGCAGCGGCCTTCCGCCGCCCTGTCCTTTCCCGCCTATACAACGCCCCTTCTGACGCCCCTGGGCCCCTGGCAGGCCGTTACCCTGGTGGGTTCGGTGGGCTTTAACGGCCTGCCCGGCGTGCCGTTCCCCGGAGGAGATCATGAAGTCCGTTAATGCCCTGATGCTGGTGGGCCTGCTGGCCCTAAGTGCCTGCAGCGCGCCCACCACCGTGACGCCGCCCGCTCCCCCGGTGGCCACCACACCCGCCAAGCCCAACCCGGCCAAGACCTTTGGCCTGTACGAACTGCGCGTGAACGGCCTGAGTGCCCAGAGCCAGGCCAGCGTGGCGCGCGTGGGCCTGGGTGCCCAGGCGGCCGAGGTGCCCTTTGACCAGCTGAGCTTTACCCGCATCAGCATGAGCAATCTGGTGGACCCCGTCAACCGTGTGGTGCACATGACCGCCGGCTTTCAGGTGACCAACAACACGGGGGGCACCATCACGCTGCCCACCTTCATTCCCGTGGACACCGACGGCAGCTACGCCACCGACGGCCAGACGCCCTTTCGCAATGTCAAGACCCGCACCGGCGCGCCGGTCAGTGCTGGTGGCATGGCCGTGGAGCAGGGCTACAGCAACAGCGGCGGCCAGATTCAGCCGGACCCCAACGCCACTCCCTTCCTGACCAACATTGACAGCGGCACCGTGACTCTGGGCCTGCCGGCCGGCACCACCGCGCCCAATGTGGGCCACCGGGGCTGGCAGAGCGCGGCGGCCCTGGCCCCGGGCGCCTCGCAGATCGTGACCTTCGCCGCGCGTGTGCCGCTGCAGGGCAACGATATCAGCGACGCTGATCCCTTCAGCTTCAGCCTGGTGTTCTCGGTGGCGGACAATCCCGGCACCGTGGCGGGCCTGCGCGGCATTCACGAGGTGCAGGGCAGCACCCCGAGCGGCGACGCGGCTTCCCCCCTGAGCGGCACCCAGACGATTGAAGGCGTGGTGACCCAGGTGGCTCCCGGCCTGTCCGGGTTCTTTGTGCAGGAAGAGGTCATTGACACTGACGGCATTCCGGCCACCAGCGAAGGGGTGTTCGTGTTCTGCGGCAATGCCTGCCCCACGGGCCTGGCCGCGGGTGACCGCGTGCGGGTAAGCGGCACGGTGGCCGAGTTCCGGCGCAGCCAGACCTACAACGACCGCGACGCCAACGGCAACGTTACGCCCGTTACTGTGACGGCGCCTTTCACCACCACACAGCTGACCACGCCCACGGTAACGGTGCTGAGCAGCGGCGCGCCGCGGCCCGACGCCATCAGCATTGCGCCCAACCTGCCTGTGGCCCAGCGTGAGCGTTTCGAAGGGATGCGCGTGAGCACCTCGGGCGTGGTCACCAATAACTTCTCGCTGGGCCGCTTCAACAGTGTGGACCTGGCCCAGACGCGCATTGCCAACTTTACCCAGGTCAATGCACCAGACGTCAACGCCTACAGCGCTTTTACCGCGGCTCTGCCCGACCAGATGCTGCGCGTGGACGACCTTACGATGGCCCAGAACCCCGATCCGCTCTTCGGTCGTAACGGCCAGCCTCTGAGCGCGAGCAATACCCTGCGCGGCGGCGACACCGGCACAGCCACTGGCGTGCTGCA from Deinococcus arcticus includes:
- a CDS encoding response regulator, which codes for MLEHTLDTPGRPITLLLVDDHPVVRKGTRELLESEADLRVVGEAGSGEEAIARARELTPDVILMDVSMPGMNGIDATRAIKAIQPGVGVLVLTSYDDDAYVFALLEAGAAGYLLKNASEDDLLGAVRAVAAGESALHPSVARKVLERFSTHTTPTPPEDDLSPRELEVLRVAATGRTNKEIARDLDISPRTVQVHLANIFSKLGVGSRTEAVLYGIKRGWIDPQSL
- a CDS encoding ABC transporter substrate-binding protein, producing the protein MNRTPLGALALTTLALTLAACNNRSGGEQSTKGPQDTLVIQQSSDVPTLDPGTTYDTGSGQIVENLYETLLTYKGNSLDELEPLLATEWAEGNGGREYRFTLREGVKFHSGNPMTCADAEYSFRRNLVTNTGESGNWFIAESLLGTGANANDDKSVTWQRITDAVKCDGETLVFTLPRTDPAFLAKLAYVGQSIVDSKHAAEVGEWDGTEATWKEAVGKDLANSPLSQKPSGTGAYRLLEKSATSVSATAFEDYWGEKPKIKNVILQKVPELAPRVQAFLKGDADLIETGGRPIIKEQLEGEQGVVVLDDLPDTTASALSLNQNIKGTAIGSGKLDGQGIPANFFSDVDVRRGFVAAFDIPTYIKEVQLGKGEARNFLLPETFPGYDSSVDAARFDPEIARAAFQRAWNGQVWANGFTVKISYRAGSETAKTAMELLKRNIEDLNPKFKVNIVAREWSELIKAGNAGTEPMITTAWAPDYADPDNFVHTFYSSEGYYNPRINAGDPQIDAWINEARATTDTARRDELYSQIARRAQELALYIILPSNPTVVVHRDNLQGVSAETFNPMTSFVTGTLWRKLSKS
- a CDS encoding Hsp33 family molecular chaperone HslO, whose protein sequence is MTVTLPDSYILRGTAAGGTLRLVGMESSRLVEDARLRHGLSKTATAALGRTLTASALLAVVLGKRTDSRVNLRIEGDGPVGWVVAEGSTDGRVRGYVRHPDADLPLRERDGKLDVSGIVGQEGEIAVTRLLDNGEPYTGSAHLVSGEIAEDVSTYLGVSEQIPNAVLLGVYEEGGRVAHAGGLLIQAMPGASDETLGRLEANVRAMGQLTDHLRRGGLLAALERAAEGLDLRLAAEAQPAHFACRCSRQKAQDSLKFFSAAERQDMIETGGQEIVCHWCGERYQITPEEIDALDQGGAPARA
- a CDS encoding lasso peptide biosynthesis B2 protein yields the protein MTRWIRVARPRGREPPVNAPDPELVARALQAPAHTLAPEWLPHVRAAGLGGPLRARLPHDHPWRAPLRPDALALAARHTVIRTWVRELHRHWAAVGIPALLVKGFALAEFEYPVPGARFYGDVDVLLPPNEATVTRAVQVALAHGWHSDGLHAWPRLWTHETAHLYSPDGQVRLDVHRFLPSHQAAGTARSAAITRGLWQRARVVDWAGQPTLRLHPLDEAVVALALGRCWGGDRGGLKAADYLDLEVLQRRHALREDELRAHAARLGARHTWAAFQALCNPARAQLELRPGHTRARLLAGAARDGVRPPPALGGRVQRALTLAPFLASGLGDMLGAMWAVRQGGDPRTHLRAWTPPTPVHTGLNVARRDGVVSAARLWSRWLHPRQKREGVCVPRAYATYRALRRAGYPAVFVSGVARRGAQLSSHAWVEGPRGPLEEYGEPFNRQHFRVLFQVPESNER